Part of the Equus caballus isolate H_3958 breed thoroughbred chromosome 18, TB-T2T, whole genome shotgun sequence genome is shown below.
gctcccaaatctgctggagtcttcattccagtggcccacatTCATGCAGGGCttgggtgggctgtgtccagacccttggggaggagagtatcggtgggaacaagagactctcacagactctgtgttcagcctgctggatgagcagacctgccacagccaggacagccagccagggctcagggctgggatggggccctcctctggagggggagggtctggcacaggggcgcagatgctaacaagagtgccttgggagggcggtgtttaaggaaaggccaggccactgactctctggcccatctgcctccacgcagtgctatctatttcctgctgggaacctggctgggccaagggcaggattgcagggagcccctgcggtttcccgcttggaccctgcagctggccactctgaACGTCAGCTCTGGTGGCTCCCACGcggagggccatgcctaccttctgccaggccacctggagcatctcaaggccattgaggccgaacggagaggtgaggggactggagtctgggaagactgtctgtgttgaggttcatgggctagcgttcccttagaggcagtggagcccttcctatctttggaaaggcacagaaaccgtcaggtgtgtgggtgaaactttctctttatcctgctccagagccagttccaaagctcctgccacttccagagccagagccagtgccatcccccgggctggagccagctgcacctccagtctcaccacgtgtggtagagctggagccagcagcccctgagtcGGCCACTCCAGGACCAGAGCAAGGGCCATCATTAAAGGCAGCTTCAGAGCCCAGCTGCCCCTGGGCCGTGACCACCGAGGaccagctgcgggaggagaagccgaacatcttggacttccctccccagctggtggcagagcagctgacgagGATGGCTGCGGTGAGCAGAGGAGCTCACTTGGCgggtggcccctgccttcccggTGCCATGAGCcgccccacacctgccattccctgctaGGGATTCCgatgatctgggtccaaatccctgctccctcccttatcaacactgtgacctgggcagctttctttctccccaagcctTCGCTGTCCCCTAGCGAACAGGGGACGGTAGAGACGGACACTCAGCACCTGCTGTacagggtggctgtgccgatgaatgaggtgggagagagtggaaggtgggcagagtctggccctttggtgggggatgggcactcactgaagtgctgccaggtccttgggtggaTCCCCCATCTGCGCAGGTGGCCCGGACAGCCTCAGCACTTATCAGGAAGGTGATGTGTATTGACTCCAGTGGAGACAGTCAAACAAAGCTGGGGGTTGTCCCTGCCTcggggggaatgtgcatgggaatggggagtgggacatgaggggcactgggatgggtggatgatggcccttctggtgggcatgtgtgggctgccttctggagcttggaggaagtgagacagggctgggagcaaatgtcccctcccttccccacagtccTGAGTCCGGGGTCATCCTGGACTGGGTgcattcagtggacacagacaaaacccagggactcccacaagcctcaggccacatgctctgcttcctgagctccagttctgatctcaccctgcctgggcctATGGGGGACTGTGGACGCCGAGCTGGGCTGCGGCAGGACCGGGTGACACTCCGAATCTTctgcaggagctgttcaagacgtTGGTGCCCGCCCACTGCCTCGGCTCCATCTGGTCCGAGCGCGACAACAGGGAACGAGAGTACCTGGCACCCACCGTCCGTGACACTGTGATGCACGACAACGCCGTGGCCAATTGCATCCTCGTCACCTGCCTTGGGGACGCGAgcatgacagcgcaggacagggccagggtggttgAGGTGTGGATCAGGGTGGCTGAGGTAAGCCTTGGCACGCCCCGTCTGGATGCGTgagaattgcctcttgtttctcagctctcaggattgaagtctggggtcttagtccctggactgtcccttgaccctcatgccagggccacgttgaccttgacttgaggtcccagtGGGGACAAGCTCACTTCCTCCCTTGTGCTGAGctacaaatccttgtgcctggcagtgttactcgtcgggtggcaggtgtgccctccctggcttccctggacatgtgtctcctccaggacaggggaagtccatgaggggacagaaaccagaggcagcagagcttcAGCTCCCCCTCACGGCTCCATCTCTTCGCTTCCCCAGGAGTGCCGAGGCCTCGGGAACTTCTGTTCCCTCCACAcaatcctttctgccctgcagagccctgccattgcccgtctccaagacacctggggacaagtttccaggtgggtagtgggtggtctgctctccagccaagcaccatgagggtgaggtggcccaggcagcctgatttgggccggcatgtcccccaaagtcagctgagaccacctgggagacagcgaATGCCGGGCACAGGGActgacctgggtgctgggtctctgagtctctcagcgcccttaggccagcagttccgtcccagggattcatttccttccagaccagatcctggcttgagcccaggtggagattgtcaggtgtttcctttgcagcaacagaagcctctatgcagctgaaaccaacactgttccaaagagatctgtttgggacatctgggaatggaggccccaagggacaagaggagaggcccctccgcagtcccatggggaccttagAGCTCAGAACACCCCAgcgaaatccctcatccaggccccaggcagtttggatctgctgggttctcaaacaaatgggacttgCCATCAAGCAtcccacagtttttctttctttctttccccaccccgcagggagagttctcgaacctggaagaagtgggtcaggagagagaaacgcgtgagcagggagctgctggtgcaggtaacctggaggctggagatctggaaggaggccagaaggaggggggaggggagcatgccgaggggatcctaggaggtgaggctatggcaaggctcggcccaggctgggggtcagagagccccgtgagggtggggcaggccggGGCCACTCGGCCAGGTCCCCCaagacaccctgccctccccctccctgtctgttcagctggggtctggacgcacccctggagtccagaggtcggggccttggtcagatttggagccagggctgggatgaaggcagcggggacagggcctgtagctggcacggggagcagcctctcccagtgggtccttgagccagtcgctgcccctctgggggcctccgtctcctcctctgggaagtggagggaaatgatcagcggtgcaggcctcccagcggggtgctaccatccaagggaggacaggaacggGAGGAGATTGGTGCcggctcctcctcgagaggtgagggcagagcagtgatgacacgcagatgactctgagtcctcaggagactcctggaagcaggtgacgttctcctcacacttttcagctgaggaaagagggccagggaggcctgggcaggcccaaggtcacacaggactgagtcctggagctgggactggtctagaatcagagcaccctggaggtgggagcagcagaggcagcaggggaccggagccgatggccagggtctgagatcaggggccttgggggacatgCGGAGGGGAGTATGGGCGCACTGACCCTGTCCTCGGCCCCGacaggaggcgacctccgtgttaaagactgcagagagagcccgccagggagcccaggagaggcagcggcagcaggtgagggtgactgtgggggaggggcccaggagtcagaggagagggggctccccctcccagctggagacctccctcaggagaggggccttcctcctcaggcgaatctgctgtggctgccaagcatgacgggcctgcagtggcagtgagcaggaggaggcctggaagggctggcagcagggcagatttggggtggggaagggcaggggccactgcccctgggaggggccaacagccagccctgggacttgactgatggagtttggtgttcctggaggggagcgggggagggaattgtgtgtgttggggtatcccgaggatcctaggctgctctgtgtgggagcgtggggtgggcaggaggctgggctgaggggtttcaggggaaggttcatgggggcacctgagagcgGGAGCTTATCACCATGCCCATCCCGATGGCGGCACagggtgtcatcccctccctGGTGACGATCTTCcgttccctggagctgctggacgctacgatggaggattatgtggaggtgagtgagcctggaggtgggtccgggggctcaggctcctgagggtggggaggagagagtcctgtcctgagccctgagctctctgcatttggcaaaggtcctctCAGCAGGGCCTCCAGGCTCATGTGGGAGTTGGGGTGTcaggcccatctccccagtgggtgatgcaggctctgcataagccaccgtccaggttccctgggctgctgaggctcagagctgcctgactgtgtggccgcaggaggtggtgtctgagctggactcagcctctccctctgaccctgccagtgagggaagagaagtcgggcccctcccagtcaggaagcacatcagaggctgagctgtcccttcctgcctgaggcctgagtctccccacgtgtcatcagagagggttgggtcaCAAGGTCTGTTGCCTCAGTTGCTCTGCgccccctgctctggagcccagagactggcccaggtccaagtccgggctctggatgggcctgcccactggcagtagTGCAACATTGCAAGAGGTGTGGACGGGGGCTAGTGCTGGCCCAAGGGGGCTGTTTCTCATGGACTGCggctgtctgctttccagggcaatgtgctcaactgtcggaaatggaatgaggtaagcGGCTGCGGCCTcccggtggggagggtgggggttggaaaTCAGAGACCCCCCGTCAGTGGGCAGGACCCCCTCTGGCCCAATCCCCAGGGTGGAACCTTTATTTGCACAGTTCGATATACAGAGCTAGGGATCCTATGGCATtggcgggtgggggaagggctggcatcaaagactccttcctggaggaggagctattTTGGGCCAAGTGTGAGAGCAGGCAAGCCCTGACTGGAATcgcagggagggagggttcccaagtgggcaaaggccccagactggccccttgcccccttcctcaccccctccacgagccctgcagggtcccccactcAGGCCCTGTGGGCATCCTGTGCTTGCTCTGTCCTAGCAATTCAAAATGATGGACGAGatcgagctgctccaggaggctgcaaatctgtacaccgtgcagcccgacgagcactttggggcctggttccaggccgtggagcccctgagcaaggaggagaggtgagtcgggtcaggagttgggggagggcagggcagcctctctctgctgaccagctccagagcccatggccgTTGCTCCATGGTCAGCCCCTGATCTGATTGCATGGCGACCCCTGCGGCCCTTCGAccccagctgctggcaggctccaggatgcacatgtgatgtgtggctcctgagagctcccagctccgctctgtcctgtagctacagcctgtcctgccagctggagccccgataccactgggtcagaaagattcgactcttcttcaaAGGCAAGAAGAACCGCTCAGGCCAGAGTGAGTGTCCAGACCGGCAGTGGCTGAAACCATgggctcaggaaacattcaggctgagcgtgggcctggggaggcagacagctggccctgggttccagctccactgctgagcagtccCGTCCTGGGCGATTGCACTCACGTTTCTGGgactggtttcctcctctgtgaagtgggtgacgctaaatatcagcccctgtgtcagggacagatggggtgctcttggctgactgagcactgagcacagggctggagcacagagcgcagtgggggccgggatggggtgtgcactgtggttccagggcaggccgctcaggaaatgcctctctttctccagacaccagacccccaaccaagggcccagtggtggtggtcgatgaccctcctgagaccagctgagctaCAGCGGGGACACAGCGTTGACACTCGGGGTGCACAGGGCCACCTCCCCTGATTCTGATGAGGAGAACTTTGTGATCCGTTTCTTGGGGTTCCCTGTTGGCCACGAGGGAAGGCACCaacccctcttccccctccccccttttgccCAGCACCTATTTCCCTATTTGGCGGGGCCATATTTTGTTGTCAATGGTAAATGCTCCGTTTgagtattatattaaattgttgcttctttctaatcctgggagtggaggtgtgagTCTTTCGCTCGCAGCGCTCATGGAAACCAgatccagaaactcacattcctcctcgaatttagaaatctcccagagtgagcggctcagtttatgtggagaagggagaagtgccagtccCCTCCCTGGCTACTGAAGGACGTGCCCAAGTGCCCCTCCCGCcgaggacaggatcattgcagtgtggttcaccctgtccaggagcagagatggcccCTCCGACCTCTTGGGACTAAGCGGTTGGAGGTGTTTTCTCAGGCAGAGCCACAACCACTAAGCTGGGCGTGTCTGTCAAACTAGCACGTGCCTGTCCCTAGCACacgtcctgcccaggacagtggctgcctttcGACACTCTGccagaagagggaacattttcccggtttctcttgcacacagattaggaccttgttttctgattcagtctccgcaatggcttcagctctaagtggggaaaataccgtcaaaagctcaaaacgtgcacatagagaggacgaggccagaggaaggtcctgtggacatggaccatgggcaggcaggactcttccttctcgggcccactaggggctccctgttcacctctgacctagactggatccccctgggcttctggtccctgactccgaataccatttcctgcttgttgcCTATCCAATgggaaagctgtgggatgcagcttttagggcctcagccaggtctccctccataAACCTAGTTCTCCCTGTGAGCTAGGATTTTCAGCATCTCTGCACTTCTGCATACAATTGTATCTTggggcagaaattccctagatgcccccAGCCTTTCTCATCATCATCCTGACCAGGAATGACCCTACAGTCCTCCTGCTGCCGAGGGTGACTTCTGTGCCTGTGTGCTTCCCAGGCCCGTGGTGTCGGACAGTCACAAATTTACACAATCTGGAGTATTTTTAGTGATTTTCCTAAAGTCGTTGCTGTGCCTGAGCCCAGCAAGTGTGTAGCCCCTCGGCTGGCTGTGttcttttccacagtcttgtgctgtggttctGTCATGGGGATGTGTGCCTTTCCTGTTGGGAGCTTTGAAAGAGGAGGCCTAAGAAGGGTGTGAGTTGGGGGTCTTGCGGGGAATGTCAGCAACCTGATGATCTGTGGATGTGCGTGGACACAGCCTTACCAAGGGAAATGCTGAAATGCTTCCCATCTGGGTGCTAAACAGACACTGCTCTGAGCTCAACAGGAACACCGGGTCCAGAAGCAGGAGCGAAAGCGTGACCACCCACCCTTTGCAATGTCGTCCCTTGGAAAGAGCCTGAAAGACAAGGGCAGGGTGAAGCGCTTGGCACTTCTGagttatcccctccttcctggtggctgcaagtgtcactcagacacaggcaggctgggctctgccaggGAGGCCGTCTCAGCACAGCGGGAAGCTGAGGATCAATCCTGGTCCCCGGCAGCCCAGGTCTTTGCTGATGCGGCACAGCCACCCAGcaaagagacttgccagaggaaggtggggaaggctgtcCAGTCCCTCGGAGGAGAAAGAGtcgtggcaggtcccagggctagcccagggctgggatgaaGGCATGGGTGTCCCAAGAGAGTCTCCTCCGGGACTGgggtgctcctgagagccgacccggcAGGTAGCAATATTTAGTTTGTTGTGGGAGTAcagctgtggacacaggaggcaCCATTCAtcccatctttgggtttccaaattggAAGTAGGTTGTGGAAGTCCACGAGGAAAGAAATTAGCAAATCTGGATGAAATGTTTCTTGTTCAAGGCACACAGaagttaccaaaactggcttcctaGGAGCTGACTTAGGGGAAGAGAAAGTAACAATGTGAGTCCCTTGAAATGCCTCAGGTGAATATGGTCTTGGCAGGAAATGCTcaaaatgtttgaggaactgTTAAGTTGGGTGCCATTTAAACTATTCCAGGTCTAAGGTGGGGATGGATGCTTGCATCTTGGCTTCCACTGCAAGTGAAAACAAGGCCACGTTGGGATTCaactcagtctttccaaagtggtCGATGAGACGGCGTTTGTACTCCTCACTCACGGACCTCGAGAACATCTTGCCGTGTGGTCCATGCACAGATGCATCTTCCATTTATGGGAGCTAACAAAAAATCTGTCCAGTTGACAGCCATACCATCCAGCCTAATGCCGTCTCCCCCTACTCACAGTGCCCTGAACACCTGTCTTGCTGATTTGGACACAATTTGCCTCATCACAGTGAGGGAGCCATGCCAGGGGGTTCTAGAGCCCCGAGAACCATGTTCACACCCCCTCTATCTGCCAAGAAAGGAGCATCTCTGGACGGGTAACCTGAGTCCAGAACCCTGCCTTTCCCTAGGCTTGGTTTAGGATTTGTCCCTGAGTGGCATGACTCGCCCATTCTCCCGAATGCTGCCCCCTGGCTTAGGTGTGTCTGGAAGAATTACCAGCATAGACTGGCCTTTCTTTCACCCTTGAGGAGACCAACGAGGACGCCCCTCGACTCGCCAAGCTGCCCCTGGGTTTCGATGTCTAGCAGGCCTGTCCCTGTGATGCCAAGACCTTGGAGAGCACACTGTTCTGGCTCTCTGGAGGGAATCGGACTCTCCCTAACTACAAGCGCCCGACTACAGCAAATCCGTGGCCACTGTTACAGGAACAACTTCAGCACTGTCAGCCGAGGTCGGAACCCTTCTGGAGCTCTCCAGAAGCCCCCAGGTAAGAGGGTCTGaatgctggagagagagattctggtctTCCCCCATGCCTTTCTCTCAGCCAATcacagggaaaggcagagctCTACATAAGTCCTCCCAGGGACATCCTCCCATGGGGAGATTGTTaactgggttgggaaggaagacCACGGTGAAGGAGAAGTGCTGTtgaaacattgagactcagcccagactcatgctcaaggccaaggcatccaccccacagctcctgggaatattggctgaggacagctcacagctctgTCCCTCACAGGACATTCCCACAGTGTAGGGAAGCGCCTAATCCGAGGATGCAGCCCTCTCCAGGGACAGCCAGGGGCCCATGTCTGGCAGATAAGAGAGTAAGAAGCCTGGTTCCCTtgtctcaatttgggacaacaccaaagggccgtcccagctccagagatcccTGAGGGTTGGCTGAGACCCAGTGGCAGCAGGCTTGGGCTTCAGCTTCTCCTGCGACCATCTCTGCTTTGCTACCTTCCCATAGGGATATCTCTCCAGAACACTTCCATACACTTTCCACATGCAATACTCCCCATCAGACTCAGAGTCTCTTGGCAGGGCCCTGATATGTGACAAGCAGCCGTCAGCAGACACGACTTCTGACCATAGCAACATGAGATTCAGGAAATTCTGCTTTGGGAGAATCACCTTTTAGACAATCTGAGAGGGTAGGTCATCGTAATCTTCAGGACAACCTTAGGTAATGCTCTGGTAAGAAATTAAATGCAATGATTAAGAAATCCATGACTCAAGAtgtatttctcctcagatttacatcaaACATTGGTCGCCGGGGTGAAGGGAACCCTGCTTCCCAAGTCTCGTTGGGCAAGGCTGATGGAGACCCCATGACCTTGTTGCTACACCATCTGAAACTCACGCCTTCTTCCATTGCCACTGAAGGACACAAAGAGCACCTGGGGCCTTACacaccctcctttctcctttggccTAAAAGTGATGCCTTGGGCAGAAGTAGCCACACATCCATTCGAAAACCAAGAGGGCTAGGAAACCTAGTCTTGTGTGtgccagaatgaaaggagaactgGATGCAGTCTGCCACGCTCTTTCTCTACACCAAAGCAGACAGTCGCTCTCCCCGTCACATACAGTGTTCCCTCGCCCTGTTTCCCCAGGAGGACATCCGAAGACCCACTGAACTCAGGATCTCTAGAAGATCCTTAGGCTAACAGATCCAAGtgttcagtggccacacatgacaaacaCTACAGAACTTTCAGGGTTGGATCAGAGTATCCCCTAAAGAAACTATCACCATCGATTGCAGTCAGCATCCCCCAGAAatgctggggagggggaaaacATGATTTCCCTAGTTGTCACGTCATAATATTCCAAATGGTAAGTTTTCTGCCAAAAGTCCCAGGgcatacaaagagacaaagaaggatggctccTACCTAGGAAAAATCTAAGAACACATGGGG
Proteins encoded:
- the LOC138918727 gene encoding ral guanine nucleotide dissociation stimulator-like, producing the protein MFSCCLPSCGGSGFRKAKKKSLFSHYRHWLCPHQHCLCPIGRRSTQSCTQEGVEELTDGFGYSISLDRDQLHRATINNQGCSESEDESTLSVTEACRMRALQAGMMQRLSETVLPAFPSRVLCSVITSLCSYSGSSTAHQVLDQLFPRSHLPSIPGDALIPFGTHGGSLAHCVRDAGGQDHLPNAIYFLLGTWLGQGQDCREPLRFPAWTLQLATLNVSSGGSHAEGHAYLLPGHLEHLKAIEAERREPVPKLLPLPEPEPVPSPGLEPAAPPVSPRVVELEPAAPESATPGPEQGPSLKAASEPSCPWAVTTEDQLREEKPNILDFPPQLVAEQLTRMAAELFKTLVPAHCLGSIWSERDNREREYLAPTVRDTVMHDNAVANCILVTCLGDASMTAQDRARVVEVWIRVAEECRGLGNFCSLHTILSALQSPAIARLQDTWGQVSRESSRTWKKWVRREKRVSRELLVQEATSVLKTAERARQGAQERQRQQGVIPSLVTIFRSLELLDATMEDYVEGNVLNCRKWNEQFKMMDEIELLQEAANLYTVQPDEHFGAWFQAVEPLSKEESYSLSCQLEPRYHWVRKIRLFFKGKKNRSGQNTRPPTKGPVVVVDDPPETS